A genomic stretch from Flavobacteriales bacterium includes:
- the dxs gene encoding 1-deoxy-D-xylulose-5-phosphate synthase produces the protein MGYKAGELLSKINSPKDLKKLTIDQLPQVCQELREFIVDIVSEKGGHFGASLGVVELTVAIHYVFDTPEDQLVWDVGHQAYGHKILTGRRDVFHTNRVYKGISGFPKRSESEYDTFGVGHSSTSIGGALGMAVASALKNQDKQHIAVIGDGAMTAGQAFEALNHAGFTNSNLLVVLNDNDMSIDPNVGALNRYLTDITTSSTYNTLKDDVWHLLGKLSKLGPNTQKIAQTMEHSVKSLVLEQSNLFESLNFRYFGPTDGHNVKRLVRRLKDLKDISGPKILHIRTEKGHGYKPAMDGNTTTWHAPGVFDKKTGEIVKSNSTTPKPPKYQDVFGHTIIELAKENEKIVGITPAMPTGCSLKFMMDEMPERAFDVGIAEQHAVTFSAGMATQGLVPFCNIYSSFMQRAFDQVVHDVALQKLNVVLCLDRAGLVGADGPTHHGAYDIAFFRCIPHMIISAPMNEEELRNLMYTAQLPDQGTFVIRYPRGTGVMVDWKTPMKEIPIGKSRELRKGDEILILSLGHVGNMVAEVCNEMAEENIELGHIDLRFVKPLDTELLHKAFKEYKKVITIEDGTIMGGMGSAILEFMAENDCLLPLKRLGIPDEFIEHGTQTELYAECNYDAPALKKAVLSMMGKAEMA, from the coding sequence ATGGGATATAAAGCTGGGGAATTGCTTTCTAAAATAAATTCACCTAAGGATCTTAAAAAACTTACTATTGATCAATTACCACAAGTTTGTCAAGAACTTAGAGAATTTATCGTTGATATTGTTTCCGAAAAGGGTGGACATTTTGGAGCAAGTCTTGGTGTGGTAGAACTTACCGTAGCCATTCATTATGTTTTTGATACACCAGAAGACCAACTTGTTTGGGATGTAGGACATCAAGCTTATGGACATAAGATACTCACAGGACGAAGAGATGTATTTCATACCAACCGTGTTTACAAAGGTATCTCTGGATTTCCAAAAAGAAGTGAGTCTGAATATGACACTTTCGGCGTAGGTCACTCTTCTACTTCCATTGGTGGAGCATTAGGAATGGCAGTTGCTTCCGCTCTAAAAAATCAAGATAAACAACATATTGCAGTTATTGGAGATGGAGCGATGACTGCTGGACAAGCTTTTGAAGCTTTGAATCATGCAGGATTCACCAATAGTAATCTTCTTGTGGTTTTGAATGATAATGATATGAGTATCGACCCAAATGTTGGAGCTCTGAATCGTTATTTAACAGATATTACTACTTCTTCTACCTACAATACCCTAAAAGATGATGTTTGGCATTTACTTGGAAAACTTAGTAAACTAGGTCCAAACACGCAAAAAATTGCTCAAACAATGGAGCACTCTGTAAAAAGCTTAGTTCTTGAACAAAGTAATTTATTTGAATCGCTCAATTTTAGATATTTCGGACCCACCGATGGGCATAATGTAAAACGCCTCGTAAGAAGATTAAAAGATCTTAAAGACATTTCAGGGCCGAAAATCCTTCATATCCGAACAGAAAAAGGTCATGGATACAAGCCAGCCATGGATGGAAACACAACTACTTGGCATGCTCCAGGGGTTTTTGATAAAAAAACAGGAGAGATTGTTAAAAGTAATTCAACTACTCCAAAACCTCCAAAATATCAAGATGTTTTTGGACATACAATCATTGAACTGGCTAAAGAAAATGAAAAAATAGTAGGAATTACCCCCGCTATGCCTACAGGTTGTTCTTTAAAATTCATGATGGATGAAATGCCCGAAAGAGCATTTGATGTGGGAATAGCAGAACAACATGCCGTTACATTTTCGGCAGGAATGGCTACTCAAGGGCTCGTTCCTTTTTGTAATATTTATTCATCATTTATGCAAAGAGCATTTGATCAAGTGGTGCATGATGTTGCCTTACAAAAACTCAATGTCGTTCTTTGCTTAGACCGTGCAGGACTTGTGGGTGCCGATGGCCCTACCCATCATGGAGCTTATGACATTGCTTTCTTTAGGTGTATTCCACATATGATCATTTCTGCCCCTATGAACGAGGAAGAATTGAGAAACCTGATGTACACCGCTCAACTACCAGACCAAGGAACATTTGTAATCCGCTACCCTAGAGGTACAGGAGTTATGGTGGACTGGAAAACTCCTATGAAAGAAATTCCTATCGGAAAATCTCGTGAGCTAAGAAAAGGAGATGAAATTTTAATTCTCTCTCTCGGACACGTTGGGAATATGGTTGCTGAAGTTTGCAATGAAATGGCAGAAGAAAATATCGAACTCGGGCATATAGACCTCCGATTCGTAAAACCACTGGATACAGAACTTCTTCACAAGGCTTTTAAAGAGTATAAAAAAGTAATCACCATTGAAGATGGAACTATAATGGGAGGAATGGGATCTGCAATTCTTGAATTTATGGCAGAAAACGATTGCTTACTTCCGCTAAAAAGATTAGGGATTCCTGATGAATTCATTGAGCACGGAACACAAACAGAACTTTATGCAGAATGTAATTATGATGCTCCTGCACTAAAAAAAGCCGTACTAAGTATGATGGGAAAAGCTGAAATGGCTTAG
- a CDS encoding cation:proton antiporter has product MVELAGIIILGILAQWVAWKFEIPAILPLILIGLLVGPIAAEFINEDGSKWIEPIWNGEKGLFPGESLYYFVSLAISIILFEGGLTLKRSEISNVGPVISKLITVGSSITFFGAAVVSHYLFGLNWDISFLFSGLIIVTGPTVITPILRNIPLRRDISTVLKWEGILIDPIGALVAVLVFEFISVGGEIGFTKTALIEFGKIVLFGTTFGFTFAHALVYAINKKFIPHYLLNVVSLSVVLLVFVESEIFAHESGLLAVVVMGMVIGNSKLDSIKELLYFKESLSVLLISILFILLSANINYSDLVLLFRWETLVLFLLVAFVIRPLAVFASSMSSKLKTKEKLFISWVGPRGIVAAGIASLFGSKLMAQGVQGAEYITPLVFMVVLGTVLLNATTARLVAKLLGVFLNKSDGILIIGASKVSRVIAQYLMDNGRHVVLVDNNQNNINLAYKSGIESYTQNIYSDELADNIEFNDIGYLLALTGNAEINKYALDKYAKHFGENGSFRLASKQELISESRDNQTFFTRTDDYNNLANIADNYPHIHEVAIENAEGYQNLLAQMNSNDSQIPLFIKTKNDAIHIISSVDENLEEYLDKSSQLVYLGKKLA; this is encoded by the coding sequence ATGGTAGAATTAGCAGGAATAATAATATTGGGTATTTTGGCTCAATGGGTAGCGTGGAAATTTGAGATACCCGCTATTTTACCACTTATTCTTATAGGTCTTTTGGTGGGGCCAATTGCTGCAGAGTTTATCAATGAAGATGGTTCAAAATGGATTGAGCCCATCTGGAATGGGGAAAAAGGTCTGTTTCCAGGTGAAAGTCTCTATTATTTTGTATCCTTAGCTATTAGTATTATTCTTTTTGAAGGAGGACTTACGCTCAAAAGAAGTGAAATAAGCAATGTGGGACCTGTAATATCAAAGCTAATAACTGTAGGTTCTTCCATTACGTTTTTTGGTGCAGCTGTTGTTTCGCATTATCTTTTTGGACTCAACTGGGATATTAGTTTTCTTTTCTCTGGACTGATCATTGTTACTGGACCTACTGTGATTACTCCCATTTTACGAAATATTCCTCTTCGAAGAGATATTTCTACTGTTCTCAAGTGGGAAGGGATTTTGATTGATCCCATTGGAGCGCTTGTTGCCGTATTGGTTTTTGAATTTATTTCGGTGGGTGGAGAAATAGGTTTTACAAAAACTGCACTTATTGAGTTTGGGAAAATTGTCCTTTTCGGAACCACTTTTGGTTTTACCTTTGCTCATGCACTAGTTTATGCAATTAACAAAAAATTTATTCCCCATTATTTGCTCAATGTTGTTTCACTCTCTGTAGTGTTATTGGTTTTTGTAGAATCGGAGATTTTTGCACATGAATCAGGTCTTCTTGCCGTTGTTGTTATGGGAATGGTGATAGGGAATAGTAAGCTTGATAGTATTAAGGAGCTTCTTTATTTTAAAGAATCCCTGAGTGTTTTGCTTATTTCAATTCTGTTTATTCTTTTGTCTGCCAATATTAATTATAGTGATCTCGTATTATTATTCCGTTGGGAAACTTTGGTTCTTTTTCTTTTGGTTGCTTTTGTCATTAGACCCTTGGCTGTTTTTGCAAGCTCTATGTCTTCAAAACTGAAGACAAAAGAAAAGTTGTTTATCAGTTGGGTAGGACCCAGAGGAATTGTAGCGGCGGGAATTGCTTCTTTATTTGGGAGCAAGTTGATGGCGCAAGGAGTACAGGGAGCAGAATATATTACTCCTTTAGTTTTCATGGTGGTTTTGGGAACTGTTTTGCTTAATGCTACCACGGCGAGATTAGTAGCAAAACTCTTAGGTGTATTTCTTAATAAAAGTGATGGAATTCTGATCATCGGAGCTTCTAAAGTATCAAGAGTAATTGCTCAATATTTGATGGACAATGGAAGACATGTGGTTTTGGTGGATAATAATCAGAATAATATCAATCTAGCCTATAAATCGGGGATTGAATCCTATACCCAGAATATCTATTCTGATGAATTGGCAGATAATATAGAGTTCAATGATATTGGATATTTACTTGCATTAACAGGAAATGCAGAGATTAATAAGTATGCATTGGACAAATATGCCAAGCATTTTGGTGAAAACGGTTCGTTTCGTTTAGCGTCAAAACAAGAACTCATCTCAGAATCTAGAGATAATCAAACCTTTTTTACCCGAACTGACGATTATAATAATTTAGCAAATATTGCGGATAACTATCCACACATCCATGAAGTAGCTATCGAAAATGCAGAAGGATATCAAAACTTATTGGCACAGATGAATAGTAATGACAGCCAAATTCCTCTTTTTATTAAAACAAAAAATGACGCGATTCACATTATCAGTTCTGTTGATGAGAACCTAGAGGAGTATTTGGACAAAAGTTCTCAATTGGTGTATTTAGGTAAAAAGTTGGCTTAA
- the rimM gene encoding ribosome maturation factor RimM (Essential for efficient processing of 16S rRNA): MLQHQDCFSLGKVLRKHGYKGDFIVRFDADDIHRYEGIDVALFDFKGELVPLPLTKCQFLKNDTFLMHIEGFDHEEDLYKVLRSEIFLPLDLLPDLADEEFYYHEIENYEVQDENLGNIGKVAFVRQDTAQDILYVKKDEKEILIPLVDGIYQKVDKKNKIIFVNTPSGLVDLYLEED, translated from the coding sequence ATGTTACAACACCAAGATTGTTTTTCTCTCGGAAAAGTACTAAGGAAACACGGATATAAAGGGGATTTTATTGTTCGTTTCGATGCCGATGATATTCATAGATATGAAGGAATTGATGTTGCACTTTTTGATTTTAAAGGAGAATTGGTTCCTTTGCCACTCACAAAATGTCAATTTTTAAAAAATGATACTTTTTTGATGCATATTGAAGGCTTTGATCATGAAGAAGACTTGTATAAAGTATTGAGAAGTGAAATTTTTCTACCCCTAGATTTATTGCCAGATTTAGCTGATGAGGAATTTTATTACCATGAAATTGAGAATTATGAAGTACAAGATGAAAATCTTGGAAATATTGGAAAAGTGGCTTTTGTTAGACAAGATACCGCTCAAGATATCTTGTATGTGAAAAAAGATGAAAAGGAGATTCTCATACCTTTAGTGGATGGTATTTATCAAAAAGTAGATAAGAAAAATAAAATAATTTTTGTAAACACACCTTCTGGTTTGGTAGATTTATATTTGGAAGAAGATTAA
- a CDS encoding 30S ribosomal protein S16, with product MATKIRLQRHGRKARPFYHIVVADARSKRDGRFIEKIGTYNPIENPAIIELNFDKAVEWMMTGAQPTNTVRAILSYKGVLLKKHLLEGVRKGALTEEQAEKKLQAWLEEKGQAIDSKKDGLAKAEEAAAAAKLEKEKEVNAKKAEAIAAKNAPAEEEAPAEEEAAAEGEETPAEE from the coding sequence ATGGCAACAAAAATTAGATTGCAAAGACACGGAAGAAAGGCGAGACCTTTTTACCATATCGTAGTAGCAGATGCAAGATCAAAGCGTGATGGACGTTTTATCGAAAAAATCGGAACCTATAATCCAATTGAAAACCCAGCAATTATTGAACTTAACTTCGATAAAGCTGTTGAATGGATGATGACAGGTGCTCAGCCTACAAATACGGTAAGAGCCATTCTTTCTTACAAAGGAGTTCTATTGAAGAAACACCTTTTAGAAGGAGTAAGAAAAGGAGCTTTAACAGAAGAGCAAGCAGAGAAAAAACTTCAAGCTTGGTTGGAAGAAAAAGGTCAGGCTATTGACAGCAAAAAAGACGGATTAGCGAAAGCTGAAGAAGCTGCTGCTGCTGCAAAACTTGAAAAAGAAAAAGAAGTGAACGCTAAGAAAGCGGAAGCTATTGCTGCAAAAAATGCTCCAGCTGAGGAAGAAGCTCCAGCTGAAGAAGAAGCAGCTGCTGAAGGAGAAGAAACTCCAGCAGAAGAATAG
- a CDS encoding adenine nucleotide alpha hydrolase, translating to MKKTYFNWSSGKDSALALYYLLQDENLHIDRLLTSVNTHYDRVSMHGLRRSLLESQVKAIGLPHTTIDLPQNPTMEEYQKMMTSVVDKLKKEGYKACGFGDIFLEDLRTYREEQLEGIQCYFPLWKKNTKELLEEFLALGFRTILVSLNGEQLDPSFLGREIDQNFINELLENVDPCGENGEFHTFCYDGPIFSKPVAFEIGEKIKRSYPKPNAMDGETIDYWFLDLLPAKGE from the coding sequence ATGAAGAAAACTTATTTCAATTGGAGTTCGGGAAAGGACTCGGCTCTGGCTTTATATTATTTACTGCAAGATGAGAATCTTCATATAGATCGATTACTTACATCTGTAAATACTCATTATGATCGAGTATCTATGCATGGACTAAGGCGTAGTTTGCTTGAGTCGCAGGTGAAAGCTATTGGTTTGCCACATACAACGATAGATTTACCACAAAATCCTACTATGGAAGAGTATCAAAAAATGATGACCAGTGTGGTAGATAAATTAAAGAAAGAAGGATATAAGGCCTGTGGTTTTGGAGATATCTTTTTGGAAGATTTAAGAACTTATCGAGAAGAACAATTAGAAGGAATTCAATGTTATTTTCCGCTTTGGAAGAAAAATACTAAGGAATTATTGGAAGAGTTTCTTGCCCTAGGTTTTAGAACAATTCTTGTTAGTTTAAATGGAGAACAATTAGATCCTTCTTTCTTAGGTAGAGAGATTGATCAAAATTTCATTAATGAATTGCTTGAAAATGTGGATCCTTGTGGCGAAAATGGAGAATTTCATACATTTTGTTATGATGGCCCCATATTTTCAAAGCCAGTTGCATTTGAAATTGGTGAAAAAATAAAACGAAGCTATCCTAAACCCAATGCTATGGATGGAGAAACTATTGATTATTGGTTTTTGGATTTACTTCCTGCTAAAGGTGAGTAA
- a CDS encoding SDR family oxidoreductase, translating into MNNLLKGKKGIIFGALNSSSIAWKVAEVCHEQGAEFVLTNAPIAMRMGEINELASKTNSEVIPADATSMEDLENLFTKAQEILGGKIDFVLHSIGMSINVRKKRAYTDLNYDFFQKGNDVSALSFHRVLQTAYKLDAINEWGSVLGLSYIAAQRSFPDYSDMADNKAMLESIARSFGYHYGKSKNVRINTISQSPTMTTAGSGVKGFDGFINFADKMSPLGNADALECANYCAMMFSDLTKKVTMQNLYHDGGFSSTGVSQEIVDTFNS; encoded by the coding sequence ATGAATAACTTACTAAAAGGTAAAAAAGGAATTATTTTCGGAGCATTAAACAGCAGTTCAATTGCCTGGAAAGTAGCAGAAGTGTGTCATGAGCAAGGTGCTGAGTTTGTCTTAACAAATGCCCCAATTGCTATGAGAATGGGAGAAATTAACGAATTGGCTTCTAAAACAAATTCGGAGGTTATTCCTGCCGATGCAACTTCTATGGAAGATCTTGAAAACCTTTTTACAAAGGCTCAAGAAATTTTGGGTGGAAAAATAGACTTCGTCCTTCACTCTATTGGAATGTCTATCAATGTTCGTAAAAAACGTGCTTATACGGATCTTAATTATGATTTCTTCCAAAAAGGAAATGATGTGTCTGCATTGTCTTTCCACAGAGTATTACAAACAGCTTATAAACTGGATGCAATTAACGAATGGGGATCAGTACTCGGTTTGAGCTATATCGCAGCTCAACGTTCTTTCCCAGACTATTCTGATATGGCAGACAATAAAGCAATGCTTGAGTCTATCGCAAGAAGTTTTGGATACCACTACGGGAAATCTAAAAACGTGAGAATAAATACCATTTCTCAATCTCCAACTATGACTACAGCAGGTAGTGGAGTAAAAGGTTTTGATGGTTTTATCAATTTTGCCGATAAAATGTCTCCTCTAGGAAATGCCGATGCCTTGGAATGTGCAAACTATTGTGCAATGATGTTCTCAGACTTAACTAAAAAAGTTACCATGCAGAACCTCTACCACGATGGTGGATTCTCTAGCACAGGAGTAAGCCAAGAAATTGTAGATACTTTTAATTCTTAA
- a CDS encoding DUF2809 domain-containing protein, with the protein MKFRLHFPSLLIFLGILIIEILIAIYIKGGFIRTFVGDVLVVALVYFFVRSFIKSTPWKVVLGVFIFACLVEFAQYFNVVEILGLENNALARTIIGTTFDWGDIGAYAVGCVFLLGIRK; encoded by the coding sequence ATGAAATTTAGACTCCACTTTCCTTCCCTTTTGATTTTCCTCGGAATTCTAATCATTGAAATTCTTATCGCTATTTATATCAAGGGTGGTTTTATCAGAACCTTTGTGGGCGATGTTTTAGTAGTCGCATTGGTTTATTTTTTTGTAAGAAGTTTTATAAAGTCTACACCGTGGAAGGTGGTTTTAGGCGTATTTATTTTCGCTTGTTTAGTAGAATTTGCTCAATATTTTAATGTCGTAGAGATTTTAGGGCTTGAAAACAATGCCCTTGCCAGAACCATCATAGGAACTACTTTTGACTGGGGAGATATTGGTGCTTATGCCGTTGGATGCGTGTTTCTTTTGGGAATTCGTAAATAG